From a region of the bacterium genome:
- a CDS encoding NAD(P)H-dependent glycerol-3-phosphate dehydrogenase: protein MIVKMDVEIGVLGGGSWGTTLAIELYEKGFCVKIWEFSNEQVEIIRNKRENVRFLSGISIPAEIYITSCLEEVVKEAEVIIIAVPSQAVRDVVRQLPPMIESDVVIVSGVKGLEISTMKRISEVISEFLPSPAKIGVISGPSHAEEVSRKIPTAIVAAAADEKIAKFIQQLFNTSSLRVYTNTDLIGVELGGALKNIIAIAAGICDGLGFGDNTKSALITRGLVEIIRIGKILGAKESTFLGLSGLGDLVCTCTSRHSRNRHLGEMIGKGIPLQEALSSMVMVAEGVPTTKAAKELANSVGSELPITNEVYKVLFEMKNPRQAVEDLMLRMIKSED, encoded by the coding sequence ATGATTGTTAAAATGGATGTAGAGATTGGAGTTTTAGGCGGTGGTTCCTGGGGGACAACATTAGCTATCGAACTTTATGAAAAGGGATTTTGCGTTAAAATATGGGAGTTTTCCAATGAGCAGGTAGAGATAATAAGAAATAAGCGGGAGAATGTAAGGTTTTTATCAGGTATTTCTATTCCAGCAGAAATTTATATAACAAGTTGTTTAGAGGAGGTAGTAAAAGAGGCAGAGGTAATAATTATAGCCGTTCCGTCACAAGCAGTAAGAGATGTCGTTAGACAGTTACCACCAATGATTGAATCTGATGTCGTGATAGTTTCAGGAGTAAAAGGTTTAGAAATCTCAACAATGAAACGAATTTCAGAGGTGATAAGTGAATTTTTGCCATCTCCAGCAAAAATTGGTGTTATTTCAGGACCTTCTCATGCAGAAGAAGTAAGTCGCAAAATCCCAACGGCAATAGTCGCCGCCGCCGCAGATGAAAAGATAGCAAAATTTATTCAACAACTCTTTAATACATCCAGTTTAAGGGTATATACTAATACAGATTTAATCGGAGTAGAATTAGGGGGTGCATTAAAAAATATTATCGCCATCGCCGCCGGGATATGTGATGGGCTGGGATTTGGAGATAATACAAAATCTGCACTTATTACCAGAGGATTAGTAGAAATTATTCGGATAGGAAAGATATTAGGGGCGAAAGAATCGACATTTTTAGGGTTAAGTGGTCTGGGAGATTTAGTTTGCACCTGCACAAGTAGGCATAGTAGAAATAGGCATCTGGGAGAAATGATAGGTAAGGGAATCCCACTTCAAGAGGCTTTATCGTCAATGGTGATGGTAGCTGAAGGAGTGCCAACAACTAAAGCCGCTAAAGAATTAGCCAATAGTGTGGGGAGTGAACTTCCTATTACCAATGAAGTCTATAAGGTGCTTTTTGAAATGAAAAATCCACGACAGGCGGTTGAGGATTTAATGTTAAGAATGATAAAATCAGAGGATTGA
- a CDS encoding HU family DNA-binding protein encodes MTKADLVNAVAEIGLTKKKAAEAVEAVLNGIKDALADGDKVQLIGFGSFSVKKRSAREGRNPRTGAPLKIAAKKVPVFKAGEALKSAV; translated from the coding sequence ATGACGAAAGCAGATCTCGTCAATGCGGTAGCAGAAATAGGTCTAACCAAGAAAAAAGCCGCAGAGGCTGTTGAGGCTGTCTTAAATGGAATTAAAGACGCTTTAGCAGACGGAGATAAGGTGCAGTTGATTGGATTTGGGAGCTTCTCAGTTAAAAAGCGTTCTGCAAGAGAAGGTAGAAATCCACGCACTGGTGCTCCACTTAAGATTGCGGCAAAGAAAGTACCAGTTTTCAAGGCTGGTGAAGCTTTAAAGAGCGCTGTTTAA